GTTTTGTGTCAAAATATAAACTTTAGGTTTCcacaggaggaggaaaaaactgCTGATGCAAAGTTCACAAACATGAATGCCATGAGACTGACTACGGTGAGAAGATGGTGAAGATGTCTGATGTAATAACACTGATCTAGAACCAGAGACAGTAGCATCTATGTTGAGGTCTGGCCACGAGCCGATGGAGTCTTTCTGGCTGTGTGGAGCCAAACCCAGTCCGTCCTCCAACAGCAGTGTCTGCCTCCTTAATGTGGGGTTAGAGGGACAGGTGGAGCTACGGGGGCTAGGAGGAGCAGGGACATCAGAGAACGATACATGAAGTGTGTCTTTTTGATTGTAGGCAGATGCACGCTCCTGTCCTCGTTGACTCCTGTCTTTTCTTGTCAGTTGTTTGATGGGGCTTCTGGATACCTTGCTGGACTGCAATTGTGGGAAACAATCAGAGTTGAGCATTGAGTAAAACATTGAATAAATTGGGGAAGGAATTATcattaataaatgcattttgGAAGTGAAGCAAATCATGCATATTAAAGCCAGAATAAgtggtattttaaaatgtttgactttgatGCCCCCTAATGGTAGCTACAAAATCACTCAACATTACATGCACATTCTAAAGAAGtattctatgaccttttaaCAACTTCTTTTACCAACATATTTAATACAGTGTAAACCggatatatttttatatttgagaCATGCATTCCCTCGccacattttaaggtgtttttttgtttgttgataaTATCATCTGCAGTTACTATGAGCGGGTAGAGCTTTACATGATATCCATGTATTAATATATCAAGAATAAATTGTGAAGCTGTTACTTTGCTTGTTGTAAAACAGTTAGTTGCTAACAACAACTTATTTTGAAACCACAACAGTGGTTGTTGGAAGGACATCAAAATCTGCAGTTGTGTCCTCTTACAGAAGTCTACAACAAGCATCCTCCCCCACACTCCGACTTGTCCCATTCCTTTGAGCTACAGGAGCCTGTTAGTGACACAATAATACCACAAGAGCAAGCTAGTTTGAGTTAGAGCAGAAATTCAACTCACCTGTCACCATGCAAATTATAATTAGGAACTATTTCAGTACACTTCTTGAGCATCACAGTAGCAATCACATTAATCACAATCAACACATATCTCAAGTTTAAAAAGACAGTAATCTCACACAGTCGGTGGGGAACATGTTCAATCCCCtgccttttaattattttacaagTCCTATAGTGAGTTCCAGGATTTGGATGTTGTCAAGATGGAGTTAAGAGGCTTAAGtgcaaaagcaaaacacaacatCCATCTTACCCACTCCCCAAGAGTGTGGAAAACCCCAGTCAGCTTCCCCAACAAGTTGGACAAACTCTTGGGAGTCAAAGCAGAAACGAGGACATCATCATGTCATTTTAACAAAGCCCAACCATcctaataaaatgaatgaaatgaaatagtaTGTACAAAAGAATCGATTTTAGGTTGCACACCTGTTTTTCTCTGGAGTTTCTGTTCACTAGCAGGAAGCAAAAACATCAGCAGGGAAAAGAGCCACAGAAtgtcaaataaatcatttttttcttgcatttaaTCCAGAACACATCAATCAGCCTGGTACTCGTAGATTCCTGTGACAGATATTAATTTATAATCAAGGTTGTACATATATGTGATTGATAATGCAGCATCACTAACCTGTGGAGCTGGTGAAAGCAGAGGACACTGGCAGCTGCCACAACTTGGTGTTGGCCGCCAGGTTCTGAATGTAAACCTCATCCACTCTTAGGAGGATGTTTTCCGGCTTGATGTCTGTGTGGATAATCTTGCATTTACTGTGCAAGTAATCTAAACCCTGCAGAACCTGTGATAAGTAATGGAACTACAGTCACTGTCACTGCACTGCATGTCATTGAAAAGCAAAAATAGAAGATAATCTGTTCAAAAAAGAGCTCAGTTGGTGGGTAAAGAGAGGGAGGATGATTTCAGCTGGAATAAAGGGTTGCACAGCACCTGTCTGAGGATGCTCTTAACACAGGGTAGGGGAAGGCCAGTGTAGTTGGATTTGATGATCCACCTCAGCAACTGGTGGCCCAGCACCTCCAGAACCATGCACACATCTGGTGAGCAATTAAGGACCTTGTTTCATACTGTACAGTTTGGGTATTTAGAGTTTCTTTGGTATACAGTGCCTTACGAAAGttttcggcccccttgaactttttaaccttttgacacatttcaggcttcaaacataaagatataaacattttattttttgtgaagaatcaccaacaagtgggacacaattgtgaagtggaacaaaatctattggatattttaaacttttttagcaaataaaaaactgaaaagtggtgcgcaATCCTGTCTCCTTACAGTCCTATCACTATGATTTAAGGATTTTGTTATGGCACCTGTTTGTCCGTGTGTAGGCATATTTGTAAAACAGCATAATTTCAGAACAACAGCTGAGAGAAAAGCCATACATGCACTGCAAGGTACAGAGTAGGTGATTACGTTGGGACATTATAAAAGATACGCTCTCCATTCACTCCAGTGATCCTGAAGTCATCAATGAGGTGCACAATGTTCTCACGTTTTGGATCTTTGGGGTCACTGTCCCTCACCTGATGGTCAAATAGAGTACATATGAcaatatcaacaaaatgataaaagaatCTATAAAATGCAATACCACACACCaactattttaaataaaagatcatGATTAAAGCCACAGTGTAACAGATGCTGGTGGTGTCGTATTGGTGCGATCTGTACTCCatcctgtctttctttctctctctctcacacacacacacacacacacacacacacacacacacacacacacacacacacagtatgtacagtGCATTATATCCCCCCCATCTATAATAAAATTATCCCAGTTTCTGATTATCCTCCCCCCATGATACACTTCTTTCAAAATCCAACGTGACTCTTATTAGAAATCTGGAAATAACATCAGAAACTTCATTTTTTGCCACCATTATCTGTCTCACGTGATTCTCTCTGCTCCACAACCATCATAGAGGGGAcagtatttttgtattcatcAGACACTGAAACATTCTAGCCTGATCTGATAATTGTGCATTGTAAGATTACTCTAATATTACtaataaaacaaactattaaGTATAtcttaaacaaaagaaatgtggtAACACTGACACATTTCAGAAGTTTGATCTCATCCAGTGCCGTCTCTGTGAATGTTTGAGCACTCTTCACAACCTTCAGAGCCACAAAACGCCCCTGCCTGCATGCAAACAATCATGGCAGTTAGTTATTATGTTTAAATCTTATTAGATTATCTGTATTATTCTCTTATCATTTTATATATGAAAAGTCAAAAGGTCAAACCTGTACTTACACCATATCCCAGCAGAGCCATACAGTAGAGAAGTGACCCCATCCCAACTTTTTAACCACTTGGTAACGGTCAACGAAAATCTCTTCGATCTCTACAGGGTAGTAACCACCTGCAACACAACGTACTGCGTGCATGAAAGACAATCTCTCAAACAGTGTGTTGGAGTTTGGTGGTGGAGTGCTGCCTACCAATGCCATAGTCTGCAGGATTCTCCTGTTGCTCATCACAGGATCCCAGAGGCTCAGGTGAATGACGATGTATCTGTACACCTGGAGGGGAGTGTACGGGTTTGCTGGGAGTGGGGGAAGGTTTAGGACTTCTTGCTGGTGGATTGGAAGAGCTGGCTGAAAGAAGGGCTGATATGGCAGCAGCATATGAAGATGACATGTTTAACTGGAGCCTGAAGAATTCGAGCACAGCTGAAGATGGGCCCAAATGACTGGGGCACTCAGAAGGAAAGCTGCAACAAAAAGACGTTTTCATACTTGGAAGGGGCTTTTCAATCATGCTGGCAGCTAGTTTATGCTTCAAGTCACTGATTACCGGAGGTTGTTAGCAATGACATTTCAAAGAGGctggagatgtgtgtgtttatttttagctGGATGAATGGCATGTTAACGTAAATAGCACCTGACACTGACACTGCTGCAACTGGACTCTTCCTGAGTGCATGGACTACAGTGTGGCCGTCACAGTTGTAAACATTAACGGCTGACAATTCTATTCAATTCATGTTCTTCTAAGGGATCTGACTAGAGCCATTATTAGTTAAGACAGTAACATAAGCAAAATACACTTTCAGTGTACTCAATAACTGGTAATTGGTGccattaaagtgctcatattatgttttctcttttcccctttcctttattgtgcatgttataggtttacaaagtgaaaaagcccaatcTCCACCCCTTAAGGGACTTACCATCAGAGAAAAAACTGTTCACAACCTGTTTCAGCTTTATTGTAGTCCatcctttacttccgtgacaaacctatggtcactttgtaacacattataatgctGCCAGGCTGCTAGCGTGGCATGCCCTCATTCTCATAGGCTTCTTATTACTAgagtgactcccaacaaagattgaacagaagtgtgatgcctcactcagtagctaaaacagagagctcaacacatagAGGAgtagaggagctgcagcaatgtgtaatacaacaaaaatacgttttttttttgttttataattaaaCCATGTAACCATGTTTTTGAGAACTTCAAACATTTAGAGCTAACAATCCGGAAATGGAATGTAACCACATTTACTTACACACTTTTCTTACCTACTCTTCCAGTTACGGTGCACCGCTAGCTGAACTGTTCTACATTTCTGCACTTCTTATATCGTTAGCTAAGTATTTTACGTTTACATGTCttgtattattaaatgtattgtgaataCCGCGTATAACTTATTTCTGTAGCTTTTGCCTCCCACCCATTgactattaatattaataataatacagtctATATGCTCCCACCGCGACACCAACCCCATACGTAGGCCTGTATCTATACACCGCcaactgttgttttattttgaaggtttaaGCAGGAAGTCCAGTTGACTCTTCTGGCCTGACTAAAATCCGACTTCCCAAGTAGACAACAAATGGAACTGTAGTAGGCCAGTTTCTGGTTTAGTCTAATATTTTGCTTACAGTAAATACTCAACAGCATTAGAGGAGGCGCCTATACTTACCCCTGTGTGCGATATAtccagttttattatttgtaacGGGGATATAAAACGAGCCTGGTTGGCACGAGGAGTTAGCCCGCGTGCTCTACCCCTCACTCACTTTTCTGTATGACTTAAGAGACACCTCGGTCCAAGAATAGctgtctgtttctgctgctgctgtttttcagacaacattTAACACTGTAGGCTACAGTAGCTAAGGGCTATTTCCAGAGGGGCGAGgagatcatttatttatttattacttcaTCTTAGACTTTCCTACAATCCAGTTCACCAAATAATTATGGCAGTGCGAAGCTTAAAGAAACACCACGACACAGAAGAACAATATTTCTTGTATAGCAATATTACAGTCACACAAACAGGGATACTAAACTTGGTTTGTTAGATTGCCAGGAGCCAGTTTATAATAAAATCTGTATCTGTATTGATAAATCagatattttactgtatttaatagGTCCTGGGCAGTGCCAAGGTCTTGAGACATGCAAACCTCCAACTGCTCTGGCGCCTGTCCATGGACAGTTGCAGCCCCCTTactctgatatctctccatGCATGTAGCATACAGgtgctgagcatgtgtgttctaacaacagagtaaaaacattgtaatttcccttgtggGATTAGTAAAGgtagatattattattaatctctAAATGGCCAGTAAACAGGAGGAATGGATATATCAGGCAGGATAAGGAAGGAACAATTTCTTAACTTTAGCAAAGCTTTACTGTTTCCACTATTACTGTATgtcatacaataaaaaacatgtgtGACAAATTCTATGTTGATATCGACATGACACTTTATTTAGTAGAATGAATGCACAatctcatacatacatacatacagtatagggTAGGCCTATATAGTCTTATTTTATAGGCCTCGTTataaagagaggagagaaagggaaaacagctgcatttaaatatttaaaataaaattaaaataattatcagATATTAACACATCACACTGCTGAATGAAGTGGTTTGAACACAGATTACCAATTGCCGCACTGATGAGAAAGAGCTACAGTAGCTACAAAATGTTATAGGTTCATAAATATAATATACCGTAGTTTGAATAAATTTGCCTAACTGATCAATTTATACAATTCATTTTCAACTTACAGAGTACATtatatgaaaaatacatttacgaCCCCCAGTGCACAGCAGTTTGGTCTTTGATTTCAGGTTTTAACCAGCTGGAGGAAGCTCTATGAAGCTGGATGTGAGGATGTGAACACAGACAGCAGAAGAAACGAGGTAACATTAAACTCTGTGCTACAGTTTGTaacaagtaaaaacaatatCACTTATGACAATTGTTATTACATTCAAATGAGTCTTACGATGGCCAAAGATCAAGTACATTAAATgggcaaaaaaaactacaaatgttcTTTCTACACTAAGATACTTTCAGTTTCCTTGAggatttcatgttttattctgATCTTTCTAAGTTCACATTGCAGAATGCTATGAAGTCTCTGgttgcaaatttaaaaatatgacaCATAActattctgatttaaaaaaaaatatatacatatacatatgtatatatatatatatatatattaacaacACAAAACTAAGCGTAtgaaattatgtgaaattatttcaaatacaaaaatcaGCCAGCATGAATTCTCAATAACAAATATACTGGTGTGAGACCTGCTCACACCTTCATTCAAAACTGCAGCAGCCCTATTCTGTTCACACCACCTACCTCATATTTTACAACCAATTAAATAGTACTCACTCGGGGGGGTGGAATAGTGGGAGAGggaatttaattaattacttatcatgtggtttgtttaaaaaatactttgttagtACGGGAATAAACAGATTAGCTTGAAACTCATCAGTACAATCAACGCTATATACAGACTAACATTCAGATAGACCTTCAGTAGATGTTAACAAAactcccttcttttttttcctcccagtTATAAACCCTGTCTACTGCCTGTCATTTCTCTCTGTGACAAATGTATAGGAAATTAAGGCTTAAGATGTTCATAAAGTGCTCCATATGACACTCAAGTCCTCCacaactaaatgtaaaaaaaaaaaactgatttgatATGAGTAAAGAACTGTCATACAGTCAGGTGCTACTGTCCAACAGTAGATTTCACAACCAGGGTGGGAAATGAACTTTTTTGCACACCAGCCACAGTGACTGGTGGATGCCCAATTTTACCAGACACTTTATCCGCAATTCAGATTTATAAAAGAGAGTGCACtagcatattttgaattgcttctgtattatttttgtattattcataaatactttattaatataagcaaataaaaagtgatgtgaaaaaaatgtaattctttattgCCACACTCTGCTCCTGGGGTCCCATCTTTGCCAGCTGTATGGCAGTGCACTTTATATGAGACTTGGATGGCTCGTGGTCTTTTATTGCCTCTAATTTAAGGTTAGTTGTTCCTctaatgaaaacattatttgcattttctgaATACGAGTAGGTTTGACAGTAAGTACAGTGCATGGACTGATCATCTGTAAGGTAGACtatagcatatatatatatatatcactgtCCATCGTCATAGTTGACTGGCATCACGATGGAGAGCCACCATCGTGAGGCCACGCCCCCCACCGTGTCAGACACACGCTAGTCCTAGTGGACGGGAAATGCCAACTGCTTTGCGCTGTCCTGCCCCTTAAGTGGAAACTACTTCCCCCCCTTAAGTACAACCTATTTGTAGTGAAACAGGCTCTCTGATGATGCTCTCtgtaatgtttctgtttattgaatgtgTTATTCGGTGCAAGTATTTGCTGTGTTCCCTCGGAAGGAATCAATGCACACCactaggcacttgtaatgataTTTTggacatgtttagaggctaaaacacgtttaaaacttgccctgtttaagcctgttggttggtaacgctagcaggaggataacacggtgtatgCAGCcgattgttttggtttttcttccTACTGACAGATTTCCAAACAACacagctacgtgttgaaattgaccgtaattctcctttaagtgaaAGTAGGCAAAGTTGTAATTTACTGTCCCTGTCAGCGGGAGCATGTTATACTGAGTATTCacagagggcatttaaatgtacGTCTGATCAACTGCCAATTTAGGGGACATCGACCAATCCTAGTAGGCTAACCATTCCCTCGTTTTCCCTTCGCAACAATGCACCACTTGTTCAAAAAATgaccttctctttttctttactttgcccTTAACAGTTGCTAGTGCTGACTCCGCGGCGGGCCTCTTAATACCGGGATACGTTGCCACATTTTTTGAACAGATGTCACAGACTAGCTCTGAAAACACTCCACCTGTCACTGTGACTGGTATACAAGACAAAGTCACCTGCCACTTTGAAAATGTACCCGCCATTGGCTGGtgctaatttcccaccctgtTCACAACAGCCCTCAGGTTTCCAAATTTCCAAAAATTGGTCTAAttgttttgtcacatttat
The Etheostoma cragini isolate CJK2018 chromosome 4, CSU_Ecrag_1.0, whole genome shotgun sequence genome window above contains:
- the LOC117942914 gene encoding SRSF protein kinase 2-like isoform X1; the encoded protein is MSSSYAAAISALLSASSSNPPARSPKPSPTPSKPVHSPPGVQIHRHSPEPLGSCDEQQENPADYGIGGYYPVEIEEIFVDRYQVVKKLGWGHFSTVWLCWDMVQGRFVALKVVKSAQTFTETALDEIKLLKCVRDSDPKDPKRENIVHLIDDFRITGVNGEHVCMVLEVLGHQLLRWIIKSNYTGLPLPCVKSILRQVLQGLDYLHSKCKIIHTDIKPENILLRVDEVYIQNLAANTKLWQLPVSSAFTSSTVNRNSREKQSLSNLLGKLTGVFHTLGEWSSKVSRSPIKQLTRKDRSQRGQERASAYNQKDTLHVSFSDVPAPPSPRSSTCPSNPTLRRQTLLLEDGLGLAPHSQKDSIGSWPDLNIDATVSGSRSVLLHQTSSPSSHRRISDSSALLDLLNPQNADKILIKIADLGNACWVHKHFTEDIQTCQYRSVEVLIGADYDTPADIWSTACMAFELATGDYLFDPQSGATFSREEDHIAHIIELLGSLPSQFALSGRNSKQYFNRKGQLRHISKLKPWSLFEILLDKYEWRREEAMQFSSFLLTMLELLPEKRATAAQCLKHPWITF
- the LOC117942914 gene encoding SRSF protein kinase 2-like isoform X3, which produces MLLPYQPFFQPALPIHQQEVLNLPPLPANPYTPLQVYRYIVIHLSLWDPVMSNRRILQTMALVRDSDPKDPKRENIVHLIDDFRITGVNGEHVCMVLEVLGHQLLRWIIKSNYTGLPLPCVKSILRQVLQGLDYLHSKCKIIHTDIKPENILLRVDEVYIQNLAANTKLWQLPVSSAFTSSTVNRNSREKQSLSNLLGKLTGVFHTLGEWSSKVSRSPIKQLTRKDRSQRGQERASAYNQKDTLHVSFSDVPAPPSPRSSTCPSNPTLRRQTLLLEDGLGLAPHSQKDSIGSWPDLNIDATVSGSRSVLLHQTSSPSSHRRISDSSALLDLLNPQNADKILIKIADLGNACWVHKHFTEDIQTCQYRSVEVLIGADYDTPADIWSTACMAFELATGDYLFDPQSGATFSREEDHIAHIIELLGSLPSQFALSGRNSKQYFNRKGQLRHISKLKPWSLFEILLDKYEWRREEAMQFSSFLLTMLELLPEKRATAAQCLKHPWITF
- the LOC117942914 gene encoding SRSF protein kinase 2-like isoform X2, which gives rise to MSSSYAAAISALLSASSSNPPARSPKPSPTPSKPVHSPPGVQIHRHSPEPLGSCDEQQENPADYGIGGYYPVEIEEIFVDRYQVVKKLGWGHFSTVWLCWDMVQGRFVALKVVKSAQTFTETALDEIKLLKCVRDSDPKDPKRENIVHLIDDFRITGVNGEHVCMVLEVLGHQLLRWIIKSNYTGLPLPCVKSILRQVLQGLDYLHSKCKIIHTDIKPENILLRVDEVYIQNLAANTKLWQLPVSSAFTSSTVNRNSREKQSSKVSRSPIKQLTRKDRSQRGQERASAYNQKDTLHVSFSDVPAPPSPRSSTCPSNPTLRRQTLLLEDGLGLAPHSQKDSIGSWPDLNIDATVSGSRSVLLHQTSSPSSHRRISDSSALLDLLNPQNADKILIKIADLGNACWVHKHFTEDIQTCQYRSVEVLIGADYDTPADIWSTACMAFELATGDYLFDPQSGATFSREEDHIAHIIELLGSLPSQFALSGRNSKQYFNRKGQLRHISKLKPWSLFEILLDKYEWRREEAMQFSSFLLTMLELLPEKRATAAQCLKHPWITF